A single genomic interval of uncultured Desulfobulbus sp. harbors:
- the rpoC gene encoding DNA-directed RNA polymerase subunit beta', with translation MEELFSFFAKPKGPVSFNKVKISLASPEKIREWSHGEVKKPETINYRTFKPERDGLFCAKIFGPVKDYECNCGKYKRMKHRGVVCEKCGVEVIQSKVRRERLGHIELAAPVAHIWFLKSLPSKIGAILDMTLKQLERILYFESYAVVASDVEAMPVGSLLNEDQYRTALEEHPGQFRVGIGAEAIREMLMGLDLKELSETLRKEMKETGSVTKRTKYGKRLNVVEAFRDSGNRPEWMILEVIPVLPPDLRPLVPLEGGRFATSDLNDLYRRVINRNNRLKRLLELDAPDIIIRNEKRMLQEAVDVLFDNGRRGRTITGPNKRPLKSLSDMLKGKQGRFRQNLLGKRVDYSGRSVIVVGPHLRLHQCGLPKKMALELFKPFIYNQLERKGYVTTIKSARKMVEKGTKEVWDVLDDIVQEYPVILNRAPTLHRLGMQAFEVQLIEGKAIQLHPLVCAAFNADFDGDQMAVHVPLSVEAQVEARVLMMSTNNILSPANGGPIIIPSQDIVLGLYYMTRERLGVAGEGSVFSSPTEARIAYDHGAAHMQARVRVRLRGAMVDTTVGRILVGELLPDVIPYSLVNKELSKKELAFLIDYTYRHGGTKETVLLADRLKDLGYEYATRAGISICINDMKIPVRKEEFVEEAEKESADVDQQYSDGLITDGEKYNKIIDIWSKATDKITKEMMDEMAVEFMADATGKVQEIKSFNSVYIMADSGARGSKDQIRQLAGMRGLMAKPSGEIIETPIKANFREGLNVLEYFISTHGARKGLADTALKTANSGYLTRRLVDVAQDSTIVIKDCGTMRGTMAEPLIEGGEVIVRIGERILGRVALEDVVDPHTGEILVAMDEEITEDRVEAIEAAGIDRVMIRSVLTCEAKRGICAMCYGRDLGRGHMVNIGEAVGIIAAQSIGEPGTQLTMRTFHIGGTARGAVEQAEVRSQRGGQIRYKNLHSVTNSEGFQVVMNRNAEITVLDEQGLDRERFPVPYGATLRFGDGASVDPGSVIADWDAFSIPIVAEVGGKVKYGDVVEGESMQERVDQITGKASKVITSISSTKQMNPRISIKDERGRTMKLADGELFARYLLPVGSIITVNEQDIIAAGTVIAKIPRETTKTKDITGGLPRVAELFEVRKPKEQAIITEIDGRVSFGKDLKGKRRVIVTPEIGEPKEYLIPKAKHITVHENDWVEAGDSLMEGIRLPNDILRVKGAEALARFLVNEIQEVYRLQGVKINDKHIETIVRQMLKRVRITDPGDSRFMLDQQVEWWKFQEENELMLKEGLQPAAAEPLLLGVTKASLSTDSFISAASFQETTKVLTNAAMAGKIDDLSGLKENVIMGRLISAGTGLKRYRINEEN, from the coding sequence GTGGAAGAACTGTTTAGCTTCTTTGCAAAACCGAAAGGTCCCGTCAGTTTTAACAAGGTAAAGATCTCGCTGGCATCCCCGGAGAAAATCAGGGAATGGTCGCATGGCGAGGTCAAAAAGCCTGAAACCATCAACTACCGCACGTTCAAACCGGAACGCGACGGTCTGTTTTGCGCCAAGATCTTTGGTCCGGTCAAGGACTACGAGTGCAACTGCGGCAAGTACAAACGGATGAAACACCGCGGTGTGGTCTGCGAAAAATGCGGTGTCGAGGTCATTCAGTCCAAGGTACGCCGCGAGCGGTTGGGCCATATCGAGTTGGCCGCTCCGGTGGCCCATATCTGGTTTTTGAAGAGCTTGCCATCGAAAATCGGTGCCATTCTCGACATGACCCTCAAACAGTTGGAGCGTATCCTCTACTTTGAGTCCTATGCGGTGGTGGCTTCGGACGTCGAAGCCATGCCTGTCGGGTCCCTGCTCAACGAAGATCAGTACCGAACCGCCCTTGAGGAGCATCCCGGGCAGTTCCGTGTCGGCATTGGTGCTGAGGCCATCCGCGAAATGCTCATGGGCCTGGATCTCAAGGAACTCTCCGAGACCCTGCGCAAGGAGATGAAGGAGACCGGCTCGGTCACCAAACGGACCAAGTACGGCAAGCGACTCAACGTGGTCGAGGCCTTCCGTGATTCCGGCAACCGTCCCGAGTGGATGATTCTTGAAGTCATCCCTGTCCTGCCGCCGGACCTGCGCCCGCTGGTGCCGCTTGAGGGGGGACGTTTTGCCACCTCCGATCTCAACGACCTCTATCGCCGCGTCATCAACCGTAACAACCGCCTCAAGCGTCTGCTCGAGCTCGATGCTCCGGATATCATCATCCGCAACGAGAAACGCATGCTTCAGGAGGCGGTGGATGTGCTCTTCGACAATGGCCGCCGCGGTCGGACCATCACCGGTCCGAACAAGCGTCCGCTGAAATCGCTGTCCGACATGCTCAAGGGCAAGCAGGGCCGCTTCCGCCAGAATTTGTTGGGTAAGCGTGTCGACTACTCCGGACGTTCGGTTATCGTTGTCGGTCCGCACCTGCGGTTGCATCAATGCGGTCTGCCCAAGAAAATGGCCTTGGAGCTGTTCAAACCCTTTATCTACAACCAGCTTGAGCGCAAAGGCTATGTCACTACCATCAAGAGTGCCCGCAAGATGGTGGAAAAGGGGACCAAGGAGGTCTGGGACGTCCTCGACGATATCGTCCAGGAGTACCCGGTCATCCTCAACCGCGCGCCAACGCTGCATCGTCTCGGCATGCAGGCCTTTGAGGTCCAGCTGATCGAGGGCAAGGCTATCCAACTGCATCCGCTGGTTTGCGCCGCCTTCAACGCCGACTTCGACGGCGACCAGATGGCGGTGCATGTCCCGCTTTCGGTCGAGGCGCAGGTCGAGGCCCGGGTGCTGATGATGTCGACCAACAACATCCTCTCCCCGGCCAACGGCGGACCGATCATCATTCCCAGCCAGGATATCGTGCTCGGTCTGTATTATATGACCCGCGAGCGTCTTGGTGTGGCCGGTGAAGGCAGCGTCTTCTCCTCGCCCACCGAGGCCCGCATTGCCTACGATCATGGTGCCGCCCATATGCAGGCACGGGTCAGAGTACGGCTCAGGGGGGCTATGGTCGACACCACGGTAGGCCGTATCCTCGTTGGTGAACTGCTGCCGGATGTGATCCCGTATTCCCTGGTCAACAAGGAGCTGTCAAAGAAGGAACTGGCCTTCCTCATCGACTACACCTACCGTCACGGCGGGACCAAGGAAACCGTCCTTCTTGCCGATCGGCTCAAGGATCTTGGATACGAGTACGCCACCCGCGCCGGGATCTCTATCTGCATCAACGATATGAAAATTCCCGTGCGTAAGGAGGAGTTCGTCGAGGAGGCGGAAAAGGAATCTGCCGATGTTGATCAGCAGTACTCCGACGGTCTGATCACCGATGGTGAGAAGTACAACAAGATCATCGATATCTGGTCAAAGGCCACCGACAAGATCACCAAGGAGATGATGGATGAGATGGCGGTCGAGTTCATGGCCGACGCCACTGGAAAAGTCCAGGAGATCAAGAGCTTCAACTCGGTGTACATCATGGCCGACTCCGGTGCTCGTGGTTCCAAGGATCAGATTCGTCAGTTGGCCGGTATGCGTGGTCTGATGGCCAAACCATCGGGCGAGATCATTGAAACCCCGATCAAGGCCAACTTCCGCGAAGGCCTCAACGTGCTCGAATACTTCATCTCCACCCATGGTGCACGGAAAGGTCTGGCCGATACCGCCCTTAAAACAGCGAACTCAGGCTATTTGACCCGTCGTCTGGTCGATGTCGCCCAGGATTCAACCATCGTCATCAAGGACTGCGGCACCATGCGCGGTACCATGGCTGAACCGCTGATCGAGGGGGGCGAGGTCATTGTCCGTATCGGTGAGCGTATTCTTGGCCGGGTCGCCCTTGAAGATGTGGTCGATCCCCATACCGGTGAAATTCTCGTTGCCATGGATGAGGAGATCACCGAGGATCGGGTCGAGGCCATCGAAGCCGCAGGCATCGACCGGGTCATGATCCGTTCGGTGCTCACCTGCGAGGCCAAGCGTGGTATCTGCGCCATGTGTTACGGCCGGGATCTCGGTCGGGGGCACATGGTCAACATCGGTGAGGCGGTCGGTATCATCGCTGCCCAATCCATCGGTGAACCCGGTACCCAGCTGACCATGCGTACCTTCCATATCGGTGGTACGGCCCGCGGTGCAGTGGAGCAGGCGGAGGTTCGCAGCCAGCGTGGCGGACAGATCCGCTACAAAAACCTCCACTCTGTTACCAACAGCGAAGGGTTTCAGGTGGTCATGAACCGTAACGCCGAAATCACCGTTCTCGACGAACAGGGACTTGACCGCGAACGTTTCCCGGTTCCCTACGGCGCCACCCTCCGCTTCGGTGATGGGGCGAGTGTCGATCCCGGCAGTGTTATCGCTGACTGGGACGCTTTCTCCATACCTATTGTCGCCGAGGTGGGCGGTAAGGTGAAGTATGGAGACGTCGTTGAAGGCGAGTCCATGCAGGAACGCGTTGACCAGATAACCGGTAAGGCGAGCAAGGTTATCACCTCGATTAGTTCCACCAAGCAGATGAACCCGCGCATCTCGATAAAGGATGAACGTGGTCGGACAATGAAGCTGGCTGATGGCGAGCTCTTTGCACGGTATCTGCTGCCGGTTGGCTCGATCATTACCGTCAACGAGCAGGATATCATCGCTGCCGGTACGGTTATCGCCAAAATCCCGCGTGAAACCACCAAGACCAAGGACATCACCGGTGGTCTGCCCCGTGTTGCCGAGTTGTTCGAGGTGCGGAAGCCCAAAGAGCAGGCGATCATCACCGAGATCGACGGTCGTGTCAGCTTTGGAAAGGACCTCAAGGGGAAACGACGGGTTATCGTCACCCCTGAAATCGGCGAGCCCAAGGAGTACCTCATTCCCAAGGCCAAGCACATTACCGTGCACGAGAACGATTGGGTGGAAGCCGGCGACTCTTTGATGGAAGGTATCCGCCTGCCCAACGATATTCTTCGGGTCAAGGGCGCCGAGGCCCTTGCCCGCTTCCTGGTCAACGAGATTCAGGAGGTCTATCGTCTGCAGGGCGTTAAGATCAACGATAAACACATTGAGACAATCGTTCGCCAGATGCTCAAACGTGTTCGTATCACCGATCCCGGCGACTCACGTTTCATGCTTGACCAGCAGGTTGAGTGGTGGAAGTTCCAGGAAGAAAATGAATTGATGCTGAAGGAAGGGTTGCAGCCGGCCGCCGCCGAACCTTTGCTGCTCGGTGTGACCAAGGCCTCCCTGTCAACGGATTCCTTTATCTCAGCGGCCTCCTTCCAGGAAACCACCAAGGTCCTGACCAATGCCGCCATGGCCGGTAAGATCGACGACCTCTCCGGTTTGAAGGAAAACGTTATCATGGGGCGGTTGATCTCGGCAGGGACCGGTTTGAAGCGATATCGTATTAATGAGGAAAACTAA